A stretch of the Hemiscyllium ocellatum isolate sHemOce1 unplaced genomic scaffold, sHemOce1.pat.X.cur. scaffold_679_pat_ctg1, whole genome shotgun sequence genome encodes the following:
- the LOC132814102 gene encoding nuclear factor of activated T-cells, cytoplasmic 4-like, whose translation MTASARDDEDELDFRLTFGEEPEHAPSLLPPPPPRPRPPAVVPDLESDETTAYSTGPCLTVNAPIGIPRRRGRMQGRAGMHSPPPRPIANGDTYESQPARLIHLGGSKVLACPSIQITSISPGVPGGGRGWAEEEEEEEAWGLGERPYQPLDPFGYRGGSLSASPGSSSLSSPSGAWPSGTGSPFSSPSSPPCWAPLPPPPPFDEVEPELREAAYRIALAPPGRAWWAGDEASSSSPSPGAEDPLRLSPRGPGSGPPSRPTSPGGKRRHSGFEAYSYPQHQHRREGRGGGRRQSPSPGEGGGAAAEEPPRPPEGSPLPPPPQPSGLPSKARRTSQGRRAASPREGEGGGQPGPGAPYHSGEPGPAQPPPPALKMDAMEYLTVPSPFVWNKARLGGHSPVFRSTMLPPLDWPLPSQWEQLELTMEIQPRTHHRAHYETEGSRGAVKGPGGGHPVVK comes from the exons ATGACGGCGAGCGCGCGCGATGACGAGGACGAGCTGGACTTCAGGCTCACCTTCGGCGAGGAGCCGGAGCATGCGCCGTCGCTGTTGCCGCCACCGCCGCCAAGGCCACGCCCCCCGGCCGTGGTCCCAG ATTTGGAGTCGGATGAGACCACGGCCTACTCCACGGGGCCTTGCCTGACTGTGAACGCCCCCATCGGTATCCCCCGGCGACGCGGCCGCATGCAGGGCCGGGCCGGGatgcactcccctccccctcggcCCATTGCCAACGGCGACACCTACGAGAGCCAGCCGGCCCGGCTGATCCACCTGGGGGGCAGCAAGGTGCTGGCGTGCCCTAGCATCCAGATCACCTCCATCTCGCCCGGGGTCCCGGGCGGGGGCCGAGGGTGGGCGGAGGAG gaggaggaggaggaggcctgGGGCCTAGGTGAGCGCCCTTACCAGCCCCTGGACCCCTTCGGTTACCGGGGCGGTTCGCTGAGCGCCAGCCCgggcagcagcagcctctcctcgCCCTCGGGCGCCTGGCCCTCCGGGACGGGCTCCCCCTTCTCCTCGCCGTCCTCGCCCCCCTGCTGGGCGCCGCTGCCCCCGCCGCCCCCCTTCGACGAGGTGGAGCCCGAGCTGAGGGAGGCGGCCTACCGCATCGCCTTGGCGCCCCCGGGCCGGGCCTGGTGGGCGGGCGACGAGGCCTCGTCCTCCTCGCCCTCCCCGGGCGCCGAGGATCCCCTCCGGCTCTCGCCGCGAGGCCCCGGCTCCGGGCCCCCGTCGCGGCCCACCTCCCCGGGCGGCAAGAGGCGACACTCGGGCTTCGAGGCCTACTCCTACCCCCAGCACCAGCACCGGCGGGAAGGGAGGGGCGGCGGGCGGCGCCAATCGCCCTCCCCGGGGGAGGGGGGCGGCGCCGCGGCCGAGGAGCCGCCCCGGCCTCCGGAAGGCTcgcccctccccccgcccccccagccCTCGGGCCTACCCAGCAAGGCCCGGCGCACCTCCCAGGGCCGGAGGGCAGCCTCGCCTCGGGAGGGCGAGGGGGGAGGGCAGCCCGGCCCGGGGGCGCCCTACCACAGCGGGGAGCCCGGCCCTGCCCAGCCGCCGCCGCCCGCCCTCAAAATGGACGCCATGGAGTACCTCACCGTCCCGTCTCCCTTCGTCTGGAACAAGGCCCGCCTGGGAGGGCACAGCCCCGTCTTCCG GTCGACGATGCTCCCCCCTCTGGACTGGCCCCTCCCCAGCCAATGGGAGCAGTTGGAGCTGACGATGGAGATCCAGCCGCGGACCCATCACCGGGCCCACTATGAGACAGAGGGCAGCCGTGGGGCAGTGAAAGGTCCGGGTGGTGGTCACCCTGTGGTCAAG